From Salinicoccus roseus, the proteins below share one genomic window:
- a CDS encoding AEC family transporter yields MMQLVMIVLPVFLIFATGYIAQKLLHMDIKSISALSLYILLPLLTFDTFYSNAITVDYLYLFIFSLVITAILAGVTVAIGLFMRSGKEDISAMLLGTLFPNSGNYGSPVVLFAIGATAFDYAIVLMVLHGFIISTVGIFIASFGNGATISAKEALASIFRIPVIYGALAGVLLQLGNITIDDKLMEIIQMTGNAAIPVVMLILGMQLAQITKEKFEVKDITTVVVVRMLISPIVAAILVLFMPVDETMKLVFIILNAMPVAANSTMLAVQFNVKPNLVSFSTLVTTLISLITIPICLILLGI; encoded by the coding sequence ATGATGCAACTTGTGATGATTGTACTCCCGGTTTTTCTTATATTCGCTACAGGATATATAGCCCAGAAACTGCTTCACATGGATATAAAATCAATCTCCGCATTATCGTTATACATACTGCTGCCGCTGCTGACCTTCGATACATTCTACAGCAACGCAATCACGGTCGACTATCTGTATCTGTTCATATTCTCCCTGGTCATTACAGCCATTCTTGCTGGAGTGACCGTAGCCATAGGTCTTTTCATGAGGTCGGGGAAGGAGGACATTTCGGCGATGCTGCTCGGTACCCTGTTTCCGAACAGCGGCAACTATGGTTCCCCCGTCGTGCTGTTTGCAATCGGGGCGACTGCATTCGACTACGCCATAGTCCTGATGGTGCTGCACGGTTTCATCATCAGTACGGTCGGCATATTCATCGCCTCCTTCGGCAATGGGGCAACGATATCTGCCAAGGAAGCACTCGCAAGCATCTTCAGGATTCCGGTCATATATGGCGCACTGGCGGGTGTCCTACTGCAGCTTGGCAACATTACAATCGATGACAAGCTGATGGAGATCATACAGATGACAGGCAATGCGGCGATTCCAGTCGTCATGCTGATCCTCGGAATGCAGCTTGCACAGATTACGAAAGAGAAGTTTGAAGTGAAGGATATTACAACTGTCGTTGTCGTCCGTATGCTCATTTCACCCATAGTGGCAGCAATCCTCGTCCTCTTCATGCCGGTGGATGAGACGATGAAACTGGTATTCATCATACTGAACGCCATGCCTGTTGCCGCCAACTCGACCATGCTTGCAGTGCAGTTCAATGTAAAGCCCAACCTCGTTTCCTTCTCTACATTGGTGACCACATTGATCAGCCTGATTACAATACCCATATGCCTCATCCTGCTCGGCATTTAA
- a CDS encoding aminotransferase class I/II-fold pyridoxal phosphate-dependent enzyme, with protein sequence MLKMNTIAEKLEVPGIRVFANRVAEYEDGVNLTIGQPDFPTPENIKEAGMAAIRENRTGYSHNAGLPQLRRSVSNFFMETYGFKYAPEDEIIVTNGASEALDSVLRTILERGDEVILPSPSYSGYEALIRLNGGVPVHLDISGTNFKPEAPEIKKLITERTKAIIFNHPSNPTGVSLSHEETGEITTMLAEESIFVISDEIYSENTFAGKHVSFGAFDALRDRLFIIHGLSKSHAMTGWRLGFVLGPADFMKYVLRVHLNNSICASLPSQHAAIEALDNTRSFPGEMNERYIKRRDFIHKKLNDMGLECETPTGAFYIFPSVERTGLDDLTFAERLLSEEHVAVVPGSTFSKEGRNHIRISYASSMENLEEGMRRMEHFLEKHRKSQV encoded by the coding sequence ATGCTGAAGATGAACACAATAGCAGAGAAACTCGAAGTGCCCGGCATACGGGTATTCGCCAACAGGGTTGCTGAATATGAAGATGGGGTGAATCTCACCATCGGACAGCCGGATTTTCCGACACCAGAAAACATCAAGGAAGCCGGCATGGCTGCCATACGTGAAAATAGAACAGGATATTCCCATAATGCAGGACTGCCACAGCTGAGACGCAGCGTTTCAAACTTTTTCATGGAAACATACGGCTTCAAATATGCACCTGAAGATGAAATTATTGTTACCAACGGAGCCAGTGAAGCACTGGATTCTGTGCTGAGGACGATCCTCGAGCGTGGGGACGAAGTCATACTCCCCTCCCCCTCATATTCCGGCTATGAGGCATTGATCAGATTGAATGGTGGTGTACCTGTCCACCTGGACATTTCCGGTACGAATTTCAAGCCTGAGGCACCTGAAATCAAAAAACTGATTACAGAACGCACGAAGGCGATAATATTCAATCATCCATCAAACCCGACAGGCGTCTCCCTTTCACATGAGGAAACGGGGGAGATCACAACCATGCTTGCAGAGGAGAGCATATTCGTCATATCCGATGAAATATACAGTGAAAACACTTTTGCTGGAAAACATGTCTCCTTTGGTGCCTTCGATGCTCTGCGTGACCGACTGTTCATTATTCATGGCCTGTCGAAATCCCATGCCATGACGGGCTGGCGTCTCGGTTTTGTGCTTGGGCCGGCGGACTTCATGAAGTATGTGCTCAGAGTCCATCTGAACAACTCCATCTGCGCTTCCCTCCCCAGCCAGCATGCTGCAATCGAAGCCCTCGACAACACGAGAAGCTTTCCGGGAGAAATGAACGAGAGATATATCAAACGCAGGGACTTCATTCATAAGAAGTTGAACGATATGGGATTGGAATGCGAGACACCCACCGGTGCTTTCTATATCTTCCCAAGTGTAGAGAGGACTGGACTCGATGACCTCACATTTGCTGAAAGACTGTTGTCGGAAGAGCATGTCGCCGTTGTACCCGGGTCTACATTTTCCAAAGAAGGCAGAAACCATATAAGAATTTCGTACGCCAGTTCCATGGAGAACCTGGAAGAGGGGATGCGCCGCATGGAGCATTTCCTTGAGAAACACCGGAAAAGTCAAGTATAG
- a CDS encoding DctP family TRAP transporter solute-binding subunit, which translates to MKKFSGLVAAVGMSFVLTACGGSGEEGESSGESSGSAENTETVTLQLGHALSPGTPAADKIDEMAETVAEETEGRVEFDIYPDSQLGSETEMLEQIQVGSMQAGAIMIGSMQTLDMKMAIEDLPYMWKDVEHAREAYKGEFGEQLADIISEQGLTQIGYLEWGPRHVTNNEKPIVEPEDLEGVNIRVAETALRVDAFEQVGALPTVMAFSEVYGALQQGALDAQENPLSVINAAKFYEVQDYLSLTGHFYNTVMMVVETDTWDQISEEDQQLIKDEASSISEEVAEMNDTKEEEYLTELEENGMQINDDVNTEAFREAMLPVYDQWEEEVFGEELMNVYREASGWEE; encoded by the coding sequence ATGAAGAAATTTTCAGGTTTAGTTGCTGCAGTAGGCATGTCGTTCGTATTGACTGCATGTGGAGGATCGGGTGAGGAAGGTGAGTCGTCAGGGGAGTCATCCGGCAGTGCGGAGAACACTGAGACGGTGACGCTGCAGTTGGGTCATGCGTTGTCACCGGGAACACCTGCTGCCGACAAGATTGATGAAATGGCGGAGACGGTGGCAGAAGAGACGGAAGGGCGCGTGGAATTCGATATCTACCCGGACAGCCAGCTGGGATCCGAAACGGAAATGCTTGAACAGATCCAAGTGGGTTCCATGCAGGCAGGAGCCATCATGATCGGTTCCATGCAGACGCTTGATATGAAGATGGCCATCGAAGATCTTCCATATATGTGGAAGGACGTCGAGCATGCACGTGAAGCATATAAGGGTGAATTCGGTGAACAGCTCGCAGATATCATCTCCGAACAGGGGCTGACCCAGATCGGATACCTTGAGTGGGGGCCGAGGCATGTCACCAATAATGAAAAGCCGATTGTCGAGCCGGAAGACCTTGAAGGTGTGAATATCCGTGTAGCGGAAACGGCACTCAGGGTTGATGCATTCGAACAGGTGGGCGCATTGCCGACGGTCATGGCTTTCAGTGAAGTATACGGTGCCCTTCAGCAGGGTGCACTGGATGCACAGGAGAATCCGCTGTCAGTCATCAATGCAGCAAAATTCTATGAAGTCCAGGATTATCTCTCATTGACGGGCCACTTCTACAACACTGTAATGATGGTGGTCGAAACGGATACTTGGGATCAGATTTCAGAAGAGGACCAGCAGCTCATAAAGGATGAAGCGTCCAGCATTTCAGAAGAGGTTGCCGAAATGAATGACACGAAAGAAGAGGAATACCTCACTGAACTCGAAGAGAACGGCATGCAGATCAATGATGATGTAAATACCGAAGCATTCAGGGAAGCGATGCTCCCTGTTTATGACCAATGGGAAGAGGAAGTCTTCGGCGAAGAACTTATGAATGTATACAGAGAAGCATCCGGATGGGAAGAATAG
- a CDS encoding M20/M25/M40 family metallo-hydrolase, with product MFWNTQQQLEDLICQLVSWDSRTGTEGELHFPFKLKDELSKLDYYKAHPDHIALHDAGRERNALTALCRHDDAKKTIVLMSHFDTVHTKEFGSKSHLAFTPRELGNRFKEIADDFSPDNRKDALSGEYLYGRGTMDMKMGIALHMHLIEKAAAEDWPINLLLMTVPDEEVDSAGMRAAVDQLESISDEHGLDYSLFLNSEPSFTQYPDDPNYYFYSGSIGKIMPSALFYGVETHVGEPLRGLNAHYMASFLNQQMEFTDIFSEEEYGEKTPLPVSLKYYDMKEDYSAQTSNHVAVLYNVFTMQQNAEDIFSKYHYLVEQTMNQCQKQYEEICQRENIPPVGRIRTMSYQDLHAYLVKKFGQEKVDDIISDYIGRDDLDDREKSTHIANRMITYCKELVPLVVTLFAPPYYPAVNASEDSLVRSISALTNDFLGKDYGIEPKEIHYFNGISDLSYVTYDKHDDGWETYQDNTPVWGRTYSIPFESMQKLQAPLINIGPFGKDPHKLTERLHKKSAFEITPKLLEAVVKHCIDH from the coding sequence ATGTTCTGGAACACACAGCAGCAGCTCGAAGATCTAATATGCCAGCTGGTATCATGGGACAGCCGTACAGGTACCGAAGGGGAACTGCACTTTCCCTTCAAGCTGAAAGATGAACTGTCGAAACTCGACTACTATAAGGCGCACCCAGACCATATCGCATTGCACGATGCCGGCAGGGAGCGGAATGCACTCACTGCCCTCTGCAGGCATGATGACGCCAAAAAGACAATTGTTCTGATGAGTCATTTCGATACTGTACATACAAAGGAGTTCGGCTCCAAGAGCCACCTTGCGTTCACGCCGCGTGAACTCGGCAACCGCTTCAAGGAAATTGCGGATGACTTTTCACCGGATAATAGAAAGGACGCCCTCTCTGGTGAATACTTATACGGCCGCGGCACGATGGACATGAAGATGGGCATCGCCCTGCATATGCATCTGATCGAGAAGGCTGCTGCAGAGGACTGGCCGATCAACCTCCTGCTCATGACCGTACCCGATGAGGAAGTGGACTCCGCCGGCATGCGTGCCGCTGTGGACCAGTTGGAGTCCATCTCAGATGAACATGGACTGGACTACTCGCTGTTCCTCAACAGTGAACCGAGCTTCACCCAGTATCCTGACGACCCGAACTACTACTTCTATTCTGGATCCATTGGAAAAATCATGCCCTCGGCCCTCTTCTATGGTGTGGAAACACATGTGGGTGAACCGTTACGGGGCCTCAACGCCCACTATATGGCGTCATTCCTGAACCAGCAGATGGAATTCACGGACATTTTCTCTGAGGAGGAATACGGTGAGAAGACGCCACTGCCGGTTTCACTGAAATATTACGATATGAAGGAAGACTATTCCGCCCAGACATCAAACCACGTTGCTGTGCTATACAACGTATTCACGATGCAGCAGAATGCCGAAGATATCTTCAGCAAATACCATTACCTGGTTGAGCAGACGATGAACCAGTGCCAGAAGCAGTATGAAGAAATCTGCCAGCGGGAAAACATACCGCCGGTCGGCAGGATCCGCACGATGTCCTATCAGGATCTGCATGCATACCTCGTCAAAAAGTTCGGCCAGGAAAAGGTCGATGACATCATTTCCGACTACATCGGCCGGGACGACCTGGATGACCGTGAAAAGTCTACGCACATCGCGAACCGCATGATCACCTACTGCAAAGAGCTTGTACCGCTCGTCGTCACACTCTTTGCGCCGCCATACTATCCTGCAGTCAATGCTTCAGAAGATTCCCTCGTCAGAAGCATTTCGGCACTGACAAATGATTTCCTCGGCAAGGATTATGGCATCGAACCAAAGGAGATCCATTATTTCAACGGCATCTCGGACCTCAGCTACGTCACTTATGACAAGCATGATGACGGTTGGGAAACGTATCAGGACAACACGCCTGTATGGGGCAGGACATACTCGATCCCATTCGAGTCCATGCAGAAGCTCCAGGCACCGCTCATCAACATCGGCCCGTTCGGCAAGGATCCGCACAAGCTCACCGAACGGCTCCACAAGAAGAGTGCTTTTGAAATTACACCGAAATTGCTGGAGGCTGTAGTAAAGCACTGCATCGACCACTAG
- a CDS encoding anthrax toxin lethal factor-related metalloendopeptidase: protein MKQKTLTGIVMALGLMLMFTGFASQQASAASPSLQNMVEVRDNDGSYDANEAQAMINRLARVDERILAHTNRAGVRIILMDQPLTELPEFEYLSGVTPRGWEGTGRTWDDVPGAGGYTTAARIGYSNPGNSHSTINLELHEYGHAVDSYAAGFTVSESQAFRDIMAQEKDNLFRDHQVPGYFNTPGEYFAETFAMYYLGGNAGARLAERAPQTYQFMETFHNRLVTVQGVTGNTVEISWDALEGAAYYEIYRDDQLIDTTQAANYQDRGLDTSTTYKYHVRAMDQNDRPLLNSYFRTATTTNVSDAPEVDTSGLEQTVNEAEQVPVASRTPELQSALENANALLNDNQATQDQLDEARSALSTALQNNEEPEVAEESTEEATEEESTEPSSEATSEQSSEEATGEESTEPSAEESTEELTGEPSQEESAEPSSEAVSEQSAEEATGEESTEPSTEESTEELTGEPSQEESAEPSSEATSEQSTEEVTGEESTEPSAEESTEELTGEPSQEESAEPSSEATSEQSAEEETTESNAESSNEESEDTEEATEEETEDSEASTEETAEDETSEEAVDTAQESEQTESGGSNIGLIIGAVVLFLLGIIAAIVLFLRRS from the coding sequence GCAAATGAAGCCCAGGCGATGATCAACCGGCTCGCAAGGGTCGATGAACGGATCCTGGCACATACGAACCGCGCAGGCGTCAGAATCATACTTATGGATCAGCCGCTCACGGAGCTGCCGGAATTCGAATATCTATCGGGTGTGACACCGAGAGGCTGGGAAGGCACAGGACGCACCTGGGATGATGTCCCGGGCGCCGGCGGTTATACGACTGCCGCACGGATCGGATACAGCAATCCCGGGAACTCACACTCGACAATCAATCTCGAGCTCCACGAATACGGCCATGCCGTGGACAGCTATGCAGCAGGATTCACAGTAAGTGAGTCGCAGGCATTCAGGGATATCATGGCGCAGGAGAAGGACAACCTTTTCCGTGACCATCAGGTGCCGGGCTACTTCAATACTCCGGGTGAATATTTCGCAGAAACATTTGCGATGTATTATCTGGGCGGCAATGCAGGCGCCCGTCTGGCCGAGCGTGCTCCACAGACTTATCAATTCATGGAGACGTTCCACAACAGGCTGGTGACCGTTCAGGGTGTCACAGGCAATACTGTGGAAATTTCATGGGATGCACTTGAAGGTGCAGCATACTATGAAATATACCGTGATGATCAGCTGATCGATACGACGCAGGCAGCGAACTACCAGGACAGAGGACTCGATACTTCAACGACATACAAATATCATGTCCGGGCAATGGACCAGAATGACAGGCCATTGCTGAATTCCTATTTCAGGACCGCCACGACGACGAATGTAAGCGATGCGCCTGAAGTGGATACGTCAGGACTGGAACAGACGGTCAATGAGGCAGAACAGGTGCCGGTCGCCTCCAGGACGCCAGAACTGCAATCTGCACTTGAGAATGCCAATGCACTGCTGAATGACAATCAGGCTACGCAGGACCAGCTGGATGAAGCGCGTTCGGCGCTGTCTACAGCTTTGCAGAATAATGAAGAACCGGAAGTTGCAGAAGAAAGTACTGAAGAGGCAACGGAAGAAGAGAGCACAGAACCTTCATCAGAAGCAACCTCCGAACAAAGTTCTGAGGAAGCAACGGGAGAAGAGAGCACAGAACCTTCCGCTGAGGAAAGCACAGAAGAGCTGACTGGCGAACCAAGCCAGGAAGAAAGCGCCGAGCCTTCATCAGAAGCAGTCTCAGAGCAGAGTGCTGAGGAAGCAACGGGAGAAGAGAGTACAGAACCTTCCACTGAGGAAAGCACAGAAGAACTGACTGGCGAACCAAGCCAGGAAGAAAGCGCCGAGCCTTCATCAGAAGCAACCTCAGAGCAGAGTACTGAGGAAGTAACGGGAGAAGAGAGTACAGAACCTTCCGCTGAGGAAAGTACAGAAGAATTGACTGGCGAACCAAGCCAGGAAGAAAGTGCCGAACCTTCATCCGAGGCAACTTCAGAGCAGAGTGCTGAAGAAGAAACGACAGAATCGAATGCTGAATCCTCCAATGAGGAAAGTGAAGATACTGAAGAAGCAACAGAAGAAGAGACGGAAGACAGCGAAGCATCCACTGAGGAGACAGCAGAGGATGAGACCAGTGAAGAAGCGGTCGATACTGCACAGGAGAGCGAGCAGACTGAATCAGGCGGTTCGAATATCGGGCTGATCATCGGGGCAGTCGTCCTCTTCCTGCTCGGCATCATTGCAGCAATCGTGCTCTTCCTAAGAAGAAGCTAG